The genomic window CTTCTACGCGCTGATCATCCCGGCGCTCATCGCTTATCGCCTGATCTCCCCGCGCCTGTCGCCGGGGTGGCGCGCCGCCGCGCTCTCTCTCGTCTCTCTGCCGTTCCTGGCGCTCCTGTCCGGCGGGCGCACCTTCCTGCCGCTGCTCCTTGCCAGCGTGGCGCTCCTGTATGTCGGCGTCCGGCGCGTGCGGGCCGGGGGGCGCGTGTGGCCGTGGGGGGTGCTGTGGGTGGCGCTCCTGGTGCTGGCCAAGCACCCGGTGTACGTGTCCTGGCTGCCGCTTGTCGAAGAAGGCGGCGCGCGCATCTCCGGCTGGGGCTGGATGGGCTTCTCCTACTTCGTGTTCCGGGCCATCGACGCCCTGTTCCAGGCCCGCCGCAAGGACCTGGCCTTCGGCCTGCCCGAGACCGCCGCGCTGGGCCTGTACTTCGCGCCCTACGTGTCCGGCCCGGTCAACCGCGTGGCCACCCTGGCCAAGGACCTCTCCGCGCCGGACGCGCCGCTCGATTTCCAGCGGACGCGCGCCGCCATTATCCGCATGAGCCTTGGCGTCATCAAGATCCTGCTGCTCTCCAAGTGGGCCTATTTCTCAAGCGTGGCCGCGCCGGAATTCCTGGACGCGCGCCTGCCGGGGCTCTTCGGGCTGGCGCTTGGGGCCTGGGCCTACTACCTGTTCATCTATTTCGACTTCTCCGGCTACACGGACGTGGCCGTGGGCCTGTCCGGGCTGTTCGGGGTGCGCCTGCCCGAGAACTTCAACAGGCCCTTTCTGGCCGCCAACATCCAGGAGTTCTGGAACCGCTGGCACATGAGCCTCTCCACCTGGTTTCGCGACTACCTGTTCTTCCCGTCGCTCAAGTCGCTGCGCATGCGGCTTCCGTGGCTCAACCCCCAGGCCGCGCAGGCCGGGGCGCTGTTCGTCACGTTCCTCTCCATGGGAGCCTGGCACGGCGACGGCCTCAACTGGGTGGTGTACGGGCTGTTCCACGGCTCATCCATGGCCCTGTGGTCGCTGAAACGCTGGCTGGAGGATTCCCACGCGCCGGAATTCTTCAGCGCTTTGCGTGAGAACGCGGCGTATGTCTGGCTCTGCCGCGCCTTCACCTTCAACTATATCAGCTTCGGGCTGCTGCTCATGCTGGACTTCAAGACCCTCGCGCTGCTTCTGGCGGGTTGATGCAGGAAGAGCTGGGCTCCGCCCAGACCGGCAGGGCGCTGCCCCTGCACCCCGGCGGGCTCCGCCCTGCACCCGCCAGGGGGAGAAGCCTCCCCCTGGACCCGGCTTTCCGCTTCGCGTCGTGTGCGGTTAGCTTGTGCTAGTTATTGCACAAGTTGGTGCAGTTGCACTGCACACAAAAGTCCCTGTTGCTCTTTCTCGCTGGATGGTGCTTAGTATTACGAGGTTTTACCCGATGGCACGGCAAATGCTACCAATACGGTAGCATTTAAACCCAAGGGAGCATCTCCATGAGCAAGACATCTCGTATTTTCCAGACCTTCGGCGGCATCACCCTGGCCTTCCTCGTAGGCGTCGCGGCCATCGCCGCCCAGGACAAGGCCACGAGCCATTCCGGCGGAGGCGACCACCCGCAGGCCGCCAAGACCGATCCCGCT from Fundidesulfovibrio putealis DSM 16056 includes these protein-coding regions:
- a CDS encoding MBOAT family O-acyltransferase, which translates into the protein MLNYYSELTFYALIIPALIAYRLISPRLSPGWRAAALSLVSLPFLALLSGGRTFLPLLLASVALLYVGVRRVRAGGRVWPWGVLWVALLVLAKHPVYVSWLPLVEEGGARISGWGWMGFSYFVFRAIDALFQARRKDLAFGLPETAALGLYFAPYVSGPVNRVATLAKDLSAPDAPLDFQRTRAAIIRMSLGVIKILLLSKWAYFSSVAAPEFLDARLPGLFGLALGAWAYYLFIYFDFSGYTDVAVGLSGLFGVRLPENFNRPFLAANIQEFWNRWHMSLSTWFRDYLFFPSLKSLRMRLPWLNPQAAQAGALFVTFLSMGAWHGDGLNWVVYGLFHGSSMALWSLKRWLEDSHAPEFFSALRENAAYVWLCRAFTFNYISFGLLLMLDFKTLALLLAG